The Campylobacter armoricus sequence TTTTTATCTTTATCTAAAGCTGTAATTTGATTGAAAGTTTTACTCTTTGTATTAAAAGAACTTTGTAATAAGACTTTATTCCCTATAAGCAATACTTTATTTGCATTAATATTACCCATATTGATTACATTACCTAATTTGTTAGGTTTAAATACTGGAGAGAAAGTTAAGCCATCATTAAAATTACTCATATTAGCAAATCTTTGCATAGCTGCATTATCCATTGATGAAGTAGAAGCTACAAAGCGATTAGCATTGATAGTTCCATTTTTAGTAATGATTACTCCATTAGGATTGATTAAAAATACATTATTACCATTTGCATTTAATAATCCATCTATAGTAGATTTACTTGTTCCATGAGCAATGTTTAGGTAGTTTTTATTGTTTCCATTAAAATTCACGCTCTCACCTTTACCTATACTAAAGCCACCACCCCATTGAATGACAGAGTTTGTTCCATTACCATTAATATGCATATTATTACCATTTGTAATAATATTACCACTTGTGTTGTGAGTAAATTTACCTCCACTAGGTAGAGCAAATGTAGATGAAAAAAGTAAAGAAGCGACTATATTTGAAAGTAGAATTTGTTTTGATAATTTTTTACAAGAAGAGATTAAATTAAAATTATTCAATTCCCCCCCCAGTGGAGAAAATATTAACATAAAAAATCCTTTATTAAAAATTTTATATATGTTAATATTATATTTATAAAAATTAACTTAAATTAATGTGTTAAAATTTAGTTTTAAGTTCATCTTCGCTTGTGATTTTTTTATCATATTTTATAACCAAGAATTTAGCGTTTTTATATACATCTAAAACCCCGTTTAAATTTTTAATCTTATTTAAATCATACTTAATTTCTAAAGGCAAATAAATATTTTTAAAATCTGCTGGACTTTGTAAAAACAAAAGCAACACAAACCAAATCAAAGACAAAGCTATCAAAATAAAAGCAAGAGCAACTAAACTAAAATGGTGTAAAAAATACCCTCCTACAACACCACCTAAAAAGCTTCCAAAATAACCAAAAGCATTAAATACACCCAAAGCTGCACCTTTTTCATTTACCTTAGCAAATTTACTCGCACAACTTTGCATAATAGGCTCATGCAAATTAAATCCTATAAAAAACACTACAACACCCACCATAAACACTAAAGCATTATGTGAAAAAGCAAATATAATATAAGCGATGATAAAAAACGCCACTCCTAAAAGTAAAATTTCTTTACTTAAACCTCTTTTTTCTCCTAAAGAGCCTGATAAACCCATAGCTAAAAAACCAAGGACCATAGAGCTAACATAAACATGCCATAAATTTTCGCTCGGGTAGTTAAACTCATGCACCAAAACCAAAGGTATGCTTAAAAATGCTATACTCATAAGCATTTTTTGCATACAATTAGTAAGATTCATCAAAGCTAGGTTTTTTTCTTTTAGAAGTTTTTTTAATGGGGTTTTTGTATTTTCATGCACGATTGTATGCTCTTTTGGCACTACACTAAATAAAAGAACGATACAAACTAAACTCAAAATCGCACTCAAATCAAACAAACTTGAAAGTCCAAATTTAGCACTCATTAAAGGAGATAGCACCAAAGAAGCTGCAAAAGAAAGTCCTATGAATGATCCCATGATAGCCATAGCCTTGCCACGATTTTCTTCATTGATAAAATCACTTATCATAGCAGTAGCAACAGCACCTATAGCCCCTGCTCCTTGTAATAACCTTCCAAACATCATAGTATAAATATCATTAGCATACGAGCATACCAAAGAACCTACGATAAATACTACAAGCCCTATAAGCATAGTTTTTTTACGCCCTATTTTATCTGAAAGCATTCCAAAAGGCACTTGTAAAGCCATTTGAGTTAAAGCATATACACCTACCAAAAGCCCTACTAAAAATTCATTAGCCCCTTTTAAATTTAAAGCATATAAACTTAAAACTGGTAAAACTATAAATAAACCAAAAAATCTAGTTCCCACTATAAAAGATAAAGGTAAAACGGTTTTTAACATCTTTACTCCTTCATAAAGGATAATTTTACTATGATTTTGATAAACTTTTTTTAAAGCCAAGATAAAAAGAGAATTTTATGAAGAAAAAATTAAAAATCATTCTAGCAACTTCTAATACACACAAAGTAGAAGAAATCAAAAAAATTTTAACTACTTATGAAATTTATGCACTAAATGAAATCATCACTCCTTTTGAAATCATTGAAGATGGTAAAAGTTTTAAAGAAAATGCCTTGATAAAATCTAAAGCTATTTTTAATGCTTTAGGTAAAAAACAAAATGAATTTATAACCTTAAGTGATGATAGTGGTATAAGTGTAGAAGCTTTAGATAATGCACCAGGAATTTTTTCAGCAAGATATTCCAAAGAAGGCACAGATGAAGCTAATAGAAACAAACTCATTCAAGCTTTACATAAAAAAAATCTAACTCAAAGTAATGCTTTTTATACCGCAGCTATTGCTATAAGCTCAAAGTATGGACATTTTAGCACGCATGGATATATGCATGGTCTTGCCATTGACACTCCAAAGGGAAATAATGGCTTTGGATACGATCCTTTATTTATCCCAAAAGGTTTTGATAAAACTTTAGGCGAGTTAGATGAGAAAATTAAATTAAAAATTTCTCATCGTTCTTGTGCGTTAAAACTATGCACTTATATATTAAAAATTATAGAAAGAGTAGAAAATCAATGAAGCAATTTTTAAAATTTTTAGCTATTGTTTTTGTTGCATATGTAGCTTGGATGATGCTTTATTATGATTTTGTTTTAAAATGATAATAACTTACAATAAAACTTGGTAATAAAAATAAAGCACCAAATAAAAGCAAGCTCATCGCCAAAACCGTAAGCAATCCAAAATAAATCGTAGGGATAAAATTACTGCTAATCATTACCAAAAAGCCCAAAATAATAGTAACACTAGTGTAATAAATAGCACTACCTATACCAAAATGAGAAGCTTTTATAGCATCTTCTAAACTTTTATGTTTTAACTCTTCTTTAAAACGATGGATATAATGAATCATATCATCAACCCCTATTCCTATACAAATAGCAGCTATAGTAATACTCATAATATCAAGTGGTATATTTAAAATTCCCATTAAGCCAAATACTAAAGCTAGAGGTATGAGATTAGCTAAAATTGCCACAAAGGCATAAACAAAACTTCTAAAAATCACTACAAACAAAGCAAATATCACAAGCACCACAAAAACTAAAGTATCAAATTGTGATGAAAAAAGACTTTGAAGCATATTATTATATAAAGGCATAATACCACTAATTTTAATCTCTACATTATCATTTTGCAAAAGCTCGTTTAAGTCTTTTTCAAGTTGTTTTAAAAAAGCATCGCGTCTTAAATTTGGATCACTATCTAACATACGCACACTAAATCTTAACTCATTATTTTCTATACTCACAAAAGGAGTTAAAACTTGCTTTTTAAAACTCTCATCTAAATTTTCATATAAAAATGCCAAAGCAAAATCATCTAAAGCTTTACCATCATTGATACTTTTTCCAAGCTCTAATAAACTTTGCAAACTAAGCACAGAACCTACATATTTTTGCTTACTTAAAAACTGATGAACCTTAGTGGCTATTCTTGTCTTTTCACTGCTAAAAAAATACCTATCATCTTTAGCTAAATCATCAAATTCTTGTTCGAATTCATCAACGCTTTCATTTTGTTTTGAGTTATGCTTAAATTTAACAATCACATCTAAAGGCATAGTTCCGCCTAGCTCTTTATCTATAATCAACAAACCTTGTTTTATTCTAGAACTATCCTTAAAATAACTTACAAAGCTATTTTCTACTTTGATTTGTGAAATTCCAAACAAAGCAAATACCACACAAATTACACTTATGCTATAAATAATTTTTCTATGCTTTAAACTTACATTAGCACAAAAACCCAAAAATTTTAAAGAACTTTGATTGAGTTTTTTAAATTCAAAGCGAGGTAAAAGCATTAAAACACTTGCAAAATATATATAAGCTAAAATCAAACTCACACTTATGCCAAGGCTCATCATAATGCCAAGTTTTATTATAGGCTCTATATCTGAAAATACAAAACTTAAAAATCCAACTATGGTAGTTAAAATAGCAAAAAAACTTGGATTTGCTTTATTTAATAAAGTTGAAAGTAATATTTTATAAACACTTGATTTTTGATGTTTATGTGAATTTTCTATAAAATGTACTATTAGATGAATTACCACAGAAACGCTAATAATAAGCACTAAAGCTACATAGTTTGAAGAAACTATGGTAATATCAAAACCCAAAAGTGCAAAAATTCCACTAGAAGTAAAAAGCGAAATCACACAAATTCCCAAAGCCAAAAACACTAAACGCAAAGAGCCAAAAAACCACCAAAGAACAATAAATAAAAGACCTATCAAACTAAGTCCATAAATTTTTAAATCACTCTTTACATAATCAATCATATCATTAGCAATCATTTCCACACCGCCAAGGTGCAAAAAATCCCCGCTTTGGCTATATTTAAAAACTATGTTATTTATTTCTTCTAATCTTTTTGCACTAAATTCTCTTGAACCTTCTTGATGTTTTTTAATCAAGGCTCTAAAATACTCTTTTTCATTTTCATTTTTTGCACTATCCCTTAATTTAATCAAATCATTATAGATAATATCAGGTGCAAGATATATCAAAATTCCTGTTGTTTTTGCATCTTTTGAGATGATATTATTTTTATAAAAAGGGTGATTTAAAATTTCTTTTTTGGCTAAATTTATATCTATATCTTGACTAAAAATATTAGGTATATTTTGAATAAGCTCTTTTAATTCTTTATCTTTAGAACTTGTAAGCAAAGGTGCATTAGCAATAGAAAATACTTTTTCAACCCCTTTGACTTTTGTTAAATCAAGAGTTAAATTTTTGATGGTTTCTAAATTTTCTTTACTAAAAATATCTTTATCTTTAGGAGCAAAAGCGAGCATTAAAAAATTATCATTACCATAGCGTTCTGAAATCTCTCTATATAGTTTCAAGCCTTTATCATGTTCTAAAAGTAAGCTTTCAGCACTTGCATCTACACTTAAATTTTTAGCAAAAAAACTAAAAAATACACAAAAAATTAAAGTAATCCCCAAAGTTAGCTTTGGAAAATTAAGAAAGGTTTTTAAAATTTTACTTAGCATTATTTAGAAAAATCAACACTAGAAAGTTTTTCAAGCAAAGTATTAAAATCACTATTTTGTATAATGTCTTTAAATTGTGAGCGATAGGTTTGTATAATGCTTATACCAAAAATATCCACATCATAAATTTGCCAATCATTGTTTTTATCATAAAATTTAAAAATTACAAAATTTTCTTTTCCATCTACTATCATAGAAGTTTTTAAAAAGGCTCTTTTATTTTTTTCTTCTAATCCAACTACCTTTAATTTTTGCGAATCATATAAAGCAAGTTTATCTGTAAAGCTTTTTTTAAGATTTTTTTCAAAAGCCTTATTAAATCGAGTTTTTTCACTCTCGCTTAATTTTTCATACCTTGTAGAAAGACTAAGTTTTGCCATAAGAGTATAATCAAAAATACCATCAAAAAGAGTAAAAATTTTCTCTGCTGCTTTATTTTTATCGTTTTTATTTTGATCTAAAATTTTTAAACTTTCATCAATTTTTTCTTGCATAGTTTTTGAAATATCTTGCAAATTTAAAGCAAAAGCAAATGCTATACTAAAAAATAATATTATGATTTTTTTCATTAATTTCCTTGTTTTATAAGTTCTTGACGCCTTTGCTCATAAGCATCGCGTATAAAAATATAATAATCTACACTATTTTGGTAAATATCATCAATTTTTTCATACTCAAAACTTAATTCATTAAGTTTTAATGCAGCATTTACACCCACTCCAAGCCAAAAATTATCTATATAAGCTTCAGGAACTAAAAACCAATCTATAGGTAAAGCTAGAGCATCTCTTACATTAGATGGTCCTAAAATAGGTAAAACCAAATGTGTTCCACTATTTACTCCCCATTTTCCTAGAGTTGTTCCAAAATCAACTTCATAACTTTTTAAAGAAGTTTTACTTGCACTATCTAATAAACCAAAACCAAAAATAACATTCATACAAAATCTACCAAATTCCTCGCCTGCTTTTTTAAATTCAAAAGTTAAGAGATGGTTAATAATTTTTGCAGGAGATCTTGTTGTATCAAAAACATTTTTAACTCCAGTTCTTACAAAACTTGGCGTGATACTTTTATAAGAAATAGCAATAGGTCTTAAAATATATGTATAAAGATCATAATTAAATTTACTCATAGCTTTATTATAAGTATAAAAACTATCTTTGACTTCTTTTTTTTGGTATTCTTGTTCGAAATCTTCAAAATCATTAGCTAATATTAAAGTACTAAAAAACAAGCACAAGCAAATTATATATTTTGACAATTTTTTTCCTTAGATTTTATGTATAAATAAGAGTGCGAATTATACAAAAATAAAAATAAATTTTTACACTAAATGTTTTAAAATATTCTTTTTTTGAAAATAAAAATTTTTATTTGCTTATATAATAAGTTTTAGAAAATATGTAAAAAATTCAAATTTATTTTTGCGTTTAAAAATAAGTTATAATTTTTCCAAAATTTACAGCTAAAAGGATAGAAAATGAAAAAGTTTCTTGCACTAATTTTTTTGTGTATTTTTGGATATAGCGCTGATGTAAATATAGCAGCAGCTGCAAATGTAGCTTATGCTTTTAAAGCTTTACAAAAAGAATTTCAAAAGCAAAACCCAGATATTAGCGTCAATGTAAGTTTAGGGGCAAGTGGAAATTTAGTTTCACAGATTAAAAATGGAGCACCATTTGATATTTTTATGGCAGCAAATATGAAATTTGCTCAAAATTTATATGATGATAATTTTGCAAGTACAAAACCTGTTATTTATGCTCAAGGAGCTTTAGCTTTACTAAGCGTAAGAATGGATTTAAGCAAAGGACTAAATACCTTAAATGATGAAAAAGTAAAAATCATCACCATAGCTAATCCCAAAGCTGCTCCTTATGGACAAGCAAGTATAGAAACTATGCAAAATTCTAAAATTTATGAACAAGTAAAAGGAAAAATCGTAGAAGCAAAATCCATAGGAGAAGCTTTAACCCAAACATTAAAAGCAGCTGATGTAGGTTTTATAGCAGCAAGTGCATTATATGAAGATGGATTAAAAAAATACAATCTTGAAGAAGGAAAAAATTATATTCTAATAGATTCAAATCTTTATGAACCTATCAATCAAGGTATTGTTATCACTTCTTATGGAAAAGATAATGCTAAAGCTAAGAAATTTTATGATTTTATACTAAGTCCTGAAGCTAAAGAAATTTTCAAGGCTTATGGTTATATTGTCCCATGATTAAAGCCAAAATAAAAAATATTAAAAATCATGAAAATATTAACTGGGTGGAATTTAGCACCCAAAATCATATTTTTTTTATGCTTTCTTTGGAGCTTAATGAAAAAGCTTGCATTAACCACGAAGTATTACTTGCTTTTAAAAGTAGCGAATGCTTGCTTAGTAAAAAAAACTTAGAAAATTCATTTTTAAATACTTTTTATGCAAAAATCATAGATATTTTCCAAGGAAAAATCATCACTATAATAAGATTAGAAAATGAAGTTTGCACTTTTGAAGCACAAATTAGTACTTTTGAATTTTTAGAACAAAATTACCAACTCGATGAATATATATTTGCTTATATTCACCCTAGTGCTTTATTTATCAAAGAATATTTATGCTAAAACTTGATTGTGAGAAAAAATTCAAAAATAAAGAAAAAGAATTTCATTTAAAGGCTAAATTTGAAATTTACGAAGGTGATTTTTGTGCTATTTTTGGTAAAAGTGGAAGTGGTAAAACTACACTTTTAAGAATTCTAGCAGGTTTTGAAAAAGCACAAGGAGTTTGCACTTTTAATGATACAATTTTTTTTGATGATAAAAACTTTCTAAGCCCGCAAAAAAGAAAAACAGGTTTTGTTTTTCAAGATTATGCTTTATTTGAAAATATGAATGTAGAACAAAATTTACTTTATGCAAAAAATGATCTTAAATTTGCCAACGAACTTTTAGAACTTTTAGATTTAAACAAACATAAAAAAAGCCATATTTTAGAGCTAAGCGGAGGTCAAAAACAACGCGTAGCTTTAGCAAGAGCCATTATGCAAAAACCTAAACTTTTGCTTTTAGATGAGCCATTTAGTGCTTTAGATAATGAGATAAAAGTGCATTTGCATGATTATCTTTTAAATATACATAAAACTTATAAAATCACTACTATTTTAATCAGTCATGATGTTAGTGAAGTTTATAAACTAGCCAACAAAGTCATCATTTTAGAAAATGGAACTATCATCAAAGAAGGCTCGCCTAATGAAGTTTTTTTAAAAACACAAGGCTCGCAAAAATTTGTCATAAAAGCACGCATTTTAAATCTACAAAAGCAAGATAGCATATTTATAGCCATACTTGCTATAGGTAATCAAATAAGCCAAGTAGCACTAAGTCCCTTAGAAGCTAAAGATTTTAAAGAAAATGATGAAGTGTTTTTAAGTCAAAAAGCCTTTGCACTAAATTTAACTAAGATATAAAAAGTAATGTTAAAATAACATAATTAATATTATAGTAAAACTATGAATTACTTATGGATTTTATCTTGAAATTTTATACTAGCTTATGGTTATTTGATAGCCTCTATTACACCACATTTTATCCTTTTGTAATTTCGTTTTTAAATTAAAAGATACAAAATGCATTAGTTAGTTTTGGTAATTAGTATAGTTTTTGAAGAAATTGTAACAAGCTCGATGAATTATGCAAAGCATTAGTAAAAACAATCTTTATTTAATTATTTTTGCGATATTTTTTCATTTTCTTTAACAGACTTTTTTATGTTTTGAAAAAAATTGATTTAAGTATAGCTTATGTGTTTGGGTAGGTTGTGATATAACACTTATTAATATTGTGGATTTTTAATCTTTAAAGAAGAATAACCATTAACAAACTTATTTTTATCGTTTTAATCATTACTAGAGTGGCGGGATAAAACTTAGTGCTTAAACCTTTTGGCTTAAAGCACATTCATACTTTGTATCATTACTTTTGCTTTGCATTCAGCACAACAATATAGTGTTTTTATTTTAGCTTCATCTCCCATAAATTTTGGCTTCATAATGCTAGCGATTTTTTCAACAGCCTTTTTAGTAGCAAATTCTTTTCCACATTCTACACAGGCAAAAAGCTCATCTTGAGCTAAAACCATAAAAGAAAAATACTCTTTTTCTAAATCTATCCCGCTTCTTTGAAGTATCAAAGTATCTTTTTCAGCACAACTTGCCTCACAATATCCACAGGTGGTGCATAAACTTGCATTAAACTTCAAAGAATTATCCTTAGTATCAGCTACTAAAGCTCCTACATTACAAGCTCCTACACAAGAAAGACATAAGGTGCAGGTATCTGTATTGATAGTGATTTTTCCATAGCGTATCCATTCTTTGCTTGGGATATTGCCTAAATTTTCTTCTTTTATAAGCTCTCTTAATCTTATAGCAAAATCTTCTCTTTTT is a genomic window containing:
- a CDS encoding ABC transporter substrate-binding protein, producing the protein MKKIIILFFSIAFAFALNLQDISKTMQEKIDESLKILDQNKNDKNKAAEKIFTLFDGIFDYTLMAKLSLSTRYEKLSESEKTRFNKAFEKNLKKSFTDKLALYDSQKLKVVGLEEKNKRAFLKTSMIVDGKENFVIFKFYDKNNDWQIYDVDIFGISIIQTYRSQFKDIIQNSDFNTLLEKLSSVDFSK
- the rdgB gene encoding RdgB/HAM1 family non-canonical purine NTP pyrophosphatase, with amino-acid sequence MKKKLKIILATSNTHKVEEIKKILTTYEIYALNEIITPFEIIEDGKSFKENALIKSKAIFNALGKKQNEFITLSDDSGISVEALDNAPGIFSARYSKEGTDEANRNKLIQALHKKNLTQSNAFYTAAIAISSKYGHFSTHGYMHGLAIDTPKGNNGFGYDPLFIPKGFDKTLGELDEKIKLKISHRSCALKLCTYILKIIERVENQ
- a CDS encoding MFS transporter; the encoded protein is MLKTVLPLSFIVGTRFFGLFIVLPVLSLYALNLKGANEFLVGLLVGVYALTQMALQVPFGMLSDKIGRKKTMLIGLVVFIVGSLVCSYANDIYTMMFGRLLQGAGAIGAVATAMISDFINEENRGKAMAIMGSFIGLSFAASLVLSPLMSAKFGLSSLFDLSAILSLVCIVLLFSVVPKEHTIVHENTKTPLKKLLKEKNLALMNLTNCMQKMLMSIAFLSIPLVLVHEFNYPSENLWHVYVSSMVLGFLAMGLSGSLGEKRGLSKEILLLGVAFFIIAYIIFAFSHNALVFMVGVVVFFIGFNLHEPIMQSCASKFAKVNEKGAALGVFNAFGYFGSFLGGVVGGYFLHHFSLVALAFILIALSLIWFVLLLFLQSPADFKNIYLPLEIKYDLNKIKNLNGVLDVYKNAKFLVIKYDKKITSEDELKTKF
- a CDS encoding ABC transporter ATP-binding protein, whose protein sequence is MLKLDCEKKFKNKEKEFHLKAKFEIYEGDFCAIFGKSGSGKTTLLRILAGFEKAQGVCTFNDTIFFDDKNFLSPQKRKTGFVFQDYALFENMNVEQNLLYAKNDLKFANELLELLDLNKHKKSHILELSGGQKQRVALARAIMQKPKLLLLDEPFSALDNEIKVHLHDYLLNIHKTYKITTILISHDVSEVYKLANKVIILENGTIIKEGSPNEVFLKTQGSQKFVIKARILNLQKQDSIFIAILAIGNQISQVALSPLEAKDFKENDEVFLSQKAFALNLTKI
- the modA gene encoding molybdate ABC transporter substrate-binding protein — encoded protein: MKKFLALIFLCIFGYSADVNIAAAANVAYAFKALQKEFQKQNPDISVNVSLGASGNLVSQIKNGAPFDIFMAANMKFAQNLYDDNFASTKPVIYAQGALALLSVRMDLSKGLNTLNDEKVKIITIANPKAAPYGQASIETMQNSKIYEQVKGKIVEAKSIGEALTQTLKAADVGFIAASALYEDGLKKYNLEEGKNYILIDSNLYEPINQGIVITSYGKDNAKAKKFYDFILSPEAKEIFKAYGYIVP
- a CDS encoding efflux RND transporter permease subunit, which encodes MLSKILKTFLNFPKLTLGITLIFCVFFSFFAKNLSVDASAESLLLEHDKGLKLYREISERYGNDNFLMLAFAPKDKDIFSKENLETIKNLTLDLTKVKGVEKVFSIANAPLLTSSKDKELKELIQNIPNIFSQDIDINLAKKEILNHPFYKNNIISKDAKTTGILIYLAPDIIYNDLIKLRDSAKNENEKEYFRALIKKHQEGSREFSAKRLEEINNIVFKYSQSGDFLHLGGVEMIANDMIDYVKSDLKIYGLSLIGLLFIVLWWFFGSLRLVFLALGICVISLFTSSGIFALLGFDITIVSSNYVALVLIISVSVVIHLIVHFIENSHKHQKSSVYKILLSTLLNKANPSFFAILTTIVGFLSFVFSDIEPIIKLGIMMSLGISVSLILAYIYFASVLMLLPRFEFKKLNQSSLKFLGFCANVSLKHRKIIYSISVICVVFALFGISQIKVENSFVSYFKDSSRIKQGLLIIDKELGGTMPLDVIVKFKHNSKQNESVDEFEQEFDDLAKDDRYFFSSEKTRIATKVHQFLSKQKYVGSVLSLQSLLELGKSINDGKALDDFALAFLYENLDESFKKQVLTPFVSIENNELRFSVRMLDSDPNLRRDAFLKQLEKDLNELLQNDNVEIKISGIMPLYNNMLQSLFSSQFDTLVFVVLVIFALFVVIFRSFVYAFVAILANLIPLALVFGLMGILNIPLDIMSITIAAICIGIGVDDMIHYIHRFKEELKHKSLEDAIKASHFGIGSAIYYTSVTIILGFLVMISSNFIPTIYFGLLTVLAMSLLLFGALFLLPSFIVSYYHFKTKS
- a CDS encoding MlaA family lipoprotein — its product is MSKYIICLCLFFSTLILANDFEDFEQEYQKKEVKDSFYTYNKAMSKFNYDLYTYILRPIAISYKSITPSFVRTGVKNVFDTTRSPAKIINHLLTFEFKKAGEEFGRFCMNVIFGFGLLDSASKTSLKSYEVDFGTTLGKWGVNSGTHLVLPILGPSNVRDALALPIDWFLVPEAYIDNFWLGVGVNAALKLNELSFEYEKIDDIYQNSVDYYIFIRDAYEQRRQELIKQGN